Proteins from one Salinispora arenicola genomic window:
- a CDS encoding fumarate hydratase, translated as MSSAAAFSYAPLLPTGPDQTEYRLVTDEGVDVVDGPGGRRFLTVEPAALTALTAEAMHDIAHFLRPAHLTQLRSIIDDPAASPNDRFVALDLLRNANIAAGGVLPMCQDTGTAIVLGKRGRHVLTDGADAEAISRGVWQAYTRLNLRYSQLAPLTVWEERNTGSNLPAQVELYAEDPDGQPDGYKFLFMAKGGGSANKSYLYQETKALLNPTRMMQFLEEKLRLIGTAACPPYHLAVVIGGTSAEYALKTAKLASAKYLDALPTSGSMSAHGFRDLELEAEVLELTRGFGIGAQFGGRYFCHDVRVVRLPRHGASCPVAIAVSCSADRQAVAKITPSGVWLERLETDPARYLPDVTEAQLDSSEVVRVDLNRPMDEIRAELTKYPVKTRLSLSGPLVVARDIAHAKIAERLDAGEPMPAYLRDHAVYYAGPAKTPEGYASGSFGPTTAGRMDAYVEKFQAAGGSLVMLAKGNRSTQVTRSCQQHGGFYLGSIGGPAARLAQDCIKHVEVLEYAELGMEAVWRIEVEDFPAFTVVDDKGNDFFAEVTKPVLTVGRR; from the coding sequence ATGAGCAGTGCTGCCGCCTTCTCGTACGCACCCCTGTTGCCGACCGGTCCGGATCAGACGGAGTACCGCCTGGTCACCGACGAGGGCGTTGACGTCGTCGACGGCCCGGGCGGTCGCCGGTTCCTGACCGTGGAGCCGGCCGCGCTCACCGCGCTGACCGCCGAGGCGATGCACGACATCGCACACTTTCTGCGTCCCGCACACCTGACCCAGCTCCGGTCGATCATCGACGATCCGGCAGCCTCGCCCAACGACCGGTTCGTCGCGCTGGACCTGCTGCGCAACGCCAACATCGCCGCCGGTGGGGTGCTACCGATGTGCCAGGACACCGGTACGGCGATCGTGCTGGGCAAACGTGGCCGGCACGTGCTCACCGACGGCGCGGACGCCGAGGCGATCTCCCGGGGCGTCTGGCAGGCGTACACCCGACTGAACCTGCGCTATTCGCAGCTCGCCCCGCTGACCGTGTGGGAGGAGCGCAACACCGGCAGCAACCTGCCGGCGCAGGTGGAGCTCTACGCCGAGGACCCGGACGGTCAGCCGGACGGGTACAAGTTCCTGTTCATGGCCAAGGGTGGCGGCTCGGCCAACAAGTCGTACCTGTACCAGGAGACCAAGGCGCTGCTCAATCCGACCCGGATGATGCAGTTTCTGGAGGAGAAGCTGCGGTTGATCGGTACGGCGGCCTGCCCGCCATACCATCTGGCTGTCGTCATCGGCGGCACCAGCGCCGAGTACGCGCTGAAGACCGCCAAGCTGGCCTCCGCGAAGTACCTTGACGCGCTGCCGACCTCCGGCTCGATGTCCGCGCACGGCTTCCGCGACCTGGAGCTGGAGGCCGAGGTGCTGGAGCTGACTCGCGGCTTCGGCATCGGCGCGCAGTTCGGTGGCCGGTACTTCTGTCACGACGTGCGGGTGGTCCGGCTGCCCCGGCACGGCGCGTCGTGCCCGGTGGCAATCGCCGTGTCCTGCTCGGCGGACCGGCAGGCGGTGGCGAAGATCACCCCGTCGGGGGTGTGGCTGGAGCGACTGGAAACCGACCCGGCCCGCTACCTGCCCGACGTGACGGAGGCCCAGCTCGACTCGTCGGAGGTGGTCCGGGTCGACCTCAACCGACCGATGGACGAGATCCGCGCCGAGCTGACCAAGTACCCGGTCAAGACTCGGCTGTCGCTGAGCGGCCCACTGGTCGTCGCCCGGGACATCGCCCACGCCAAGATCGCCGAGCGGCTGGACGCAGGCGAGCCGATGCCGGCGTACCTGCGGGATCACGCGGTCTACTACGCCGGCCCGGCGAAGACTCCCGAGGGCTACGCCTCCGGCTCGTTCGGCCCGACCACGGCGGGCCGGATGGACGCGTATGTGGAGAAGTTCCAGGCCGCCGGCGGCTCGCTGGTCATGCTGGCCAAGGGCAACCGGTCCACCCAGGTCACCCGCTCCTGCCAGCAGCACGGCGGCTTCTATCTCGGCTCGATCGGCGGCCCGGCGGCCCGGCTCGCCCAGGACTGCATCAAGCACGTCGAGGTGCTCGAGTACGCCGAGCTCGGGATGGAGGCGGTCTGGCGGATCGAGGTGGAGGACTTCCCGGCCTTCACCGTGGTCGACGACAAGGGCAACGACTTCTTCGCCGAGGTGACCAAGCCGGTCCTCACCGTCGGCCGTCGCTGA
- a CDS encoding class II fumarate hydratase, giving the protein MVVVTNPDATGYRIERDSMGEVEVPTEALWRAQTQRAVQNFPISGRGIEPAQIRALAQIKGAAAEVNGELGVIDANVAAAIAAAAAHVADGGYDDQFPVDVFQTGSGTSSNMNTNEVIATLASRELGADVHPNDDVNASQSSNDVFPSSIHLAATEFVARDLLPSLAHLAQALEAKAVEFETVVKAGRTHLMDATPVTLGQEFGGYAAQVRYGIERLESALPRLAELPLGGTAVGTGINTPLGFAARVVERLRNSTGLPLTEARNHFEAQGARDALVETSGQLRTVAVGLYKVANDIRWMGSGPRAGLRELRIPDLQPGSSIMPGKVNPVVCEAVRQVCAQVIGNDAAVTFAGSQGDFELNVMLPVMARNVLESIKLLAASGRLLADRCVVGLVADAEVCLAYAEGSPSIVTPLNRHLGYDEAASIAKEALAKQVSIREVVVARGHLDSGRLTETQLDEALDLLRMTHP; this is encoded by the coding sequence ATGGTGGTCGTGACGAATCCAGACGCGACCGGCTACCGGATCGAACGTGACTCGATGGGTGAGGTGGAGGTGCCCACCGAGGCGCTGTGGCGGGCGCAGACCCAGCGCGCGGTGCAGAACTTCCCGATCTCCGGGCGGGGGATAGAACCGGCCCAGATCCGGGCGTTGGCGCAGATCAAGGGAGCCGCGGCCGAGGTCAACGGTGAACTGGGGGTGATCGATGCGAATGTGGCCGCCGCGATCGCCGCCGCCGCTGCGCACGTGGCCGACGGCGGGTACGACGACCAGTTCCCGGTCGACGTCTTCCAGACCGGTTCCGGTACGTCGTCGAACATGAACACCAACGAGGTGATCGCCACTCTGGCCAGTCGTGAGCTGGGCGCCGACGTGCACCCCAACGACGACGTGAACGCGTCGCAGTCGAGTAACGACGTCTTTCCCTCCTCGATTCACCTGGCCGCCACCGAGTTCGTGGCCCGCGATCTGCTCCCGTCCCTGGCACACCTGGCCCAAGCGTTGGAGGCCAAGGCCGTCGAGTTCGAGACCGTGGTCAAGGCGGGGCGTACGCATCTGATGGACGCCACGCCCGTCACCCTGGGGCAGGAGTTCGGCGGGTATGCCGCGCAGGTCCGCTATGGCATCGAGCGACTGGAGTCGGCCCTGCCCCGGCTGGCTGAGCTGCCACTGGGCGGCACTGCTGTGGGTACCGGCATCAACACGCCGCTGGGTTTCGCGGCGCGGGTGGTCGAGCGGCTGCGGAACTCGACCGGGCTGCCGCTGACCGAGGCACGGAACCATTTCGAGGCGCAGGGCGCGCGGGACGCGCTGGTGGAGACCTCCGGGCAGTTGCGCACGGTCGCCGTCGGTCTGTACAAGGTGGCCAACGACATCCGCTGGATGGGCTCCGGCCCCCGCGCCGGCCTGCGGGAGCTGCGTATCCCGGATCTCCAGCCCGGTTCGTCGATCATGCCCGGCAAGGTCAACCCGGTGGTGTGCGAGGCGGTGCGCCAGGTCTGTGCGCAGGTGATCGGCAACGACGCCGCGGTCACCTTCGCTGGTTCCCAGGGCGACTTCGAGCTGAACGTCATGCTCCCGGTCATGGCCCGAAACGTCCTGGAGTCGATCAAGCTGTTGGCCGCGTCGGGTCGGCTGTTGGCCGACCGGTGCGTGGTCGGCCTGGTCGCGGACGCCGAGGTCTGTCTGGCGTACGCGGAGGGTTCGCCGTCCATCGTCACCCCGCTCAACCGTCATCTCGGGTACGACGAGGCCGCTTCGATCGCCAAGGAGGCCCTCGCGAAGCAGGTCTCGATCCGGGAGGTGGTGGTCGCCCGGGGTCACCTGGACTCTGGCAGGCTGACCGAAACGCAGCTCGATGAGGCGCTCGACCTGCTTCGGATGACACACCCCTGA